Proteins found in one Arthrobacter sp. U41 genomic segment:
- a CDS encoding HAD family hydrolase codes for MTAGPPRGRRRAAVLFDVDGTLVDSVYVHTLAWWQAFRQAGYDVPMADIHRSVGMGGDRILARLLPADRDTDRDSEIMTSHAAVFSTFWPSLRPLDGARELLERCHDGGLAVALASSARERDLDVLRAVVGGDAVIDAATSSADAKESKPAPDILVAALKALGVRASDAVYVGDAVWDIYAAGNLDIPAIGLTCGGTSEAELRDAGAVEIYASPRALLDNLADSAIGELAARVRRS; via the coding sequence GTGACCGCCGGCCCGCCCCGCGGCCGGCGCAGGGCTGCGGTGCTGTTCGACGTCGACGGCACCCTCGTGGATTCCGTCTACGTCCACACCCTGGCCTGGTGGCAGGCCTTCCGGCAGGCCGGATACGACGTGCCGATGGCGGACATCCACCGCTCGGTCGGTATGGGCGGGGACAGGATCCTCGCCAGGCTGTTGCCGGCGGACCGGGACACGGACCGCGACAGCGAGATCATGACCTCACACGCGGCCGTGTTCTCCACTTTCTGGCCCTCCCTGAGACCGCTCGATGGCGCCCGCGAGCTGCTGGAACGGTGCCACGACGGCGGGCTCGCGGTGGCACTGGCGTCCTCGGCCCGGGAACGGGACCTCGACGTGCTGCGGGCCGTGGTCGGCGGCGATGCCGTCATTGACGCGGCCACGAGCTCGGCTGACGCCAAGGAGAGCAAACCGGCGCCGGACATTCTCGTGGCCGCCCTCAAGGCCCTGGGTGTGCGCGCTTCGGACGCGGTCTACGTGGGCGACGCGGTCTGGGACATCTATGCCGCCGGGAACCTCGACATCCCCGCCATCGGGCTGACATGCGGTGGCACCAGCGAAGCGGAACTCCGGGACGCGGGCGCCGTTGAGATTTACGCGAGCCCGCGGGCGCTCCTGGACAACCTCGCGGACAGCGCCATCGGAGAGCTTGCCGCACGCGTCCGCCGCAGCTAG
- a CDS encoding glycoside hydrolase family 15 protein — protein MARIEDYALVGDLHTAALISTEGSIDWLCLPRFDSPACFSALLDAPRAGRWLLAPEGGGECTRRHYRKDTLILETEWETPAGKVKVIDFMPPRDEVADIVRIVVGVRGTVRMRGELVLRFDYGHIVPWVRHDEHGIHAIAGPDAAYLVTDAPLRGERLRTISEFTVKAGDRVPFVLAWAPSHLCPPRRVDPELVLASTEEFWRRWSAKCTVTGPYRAAVQRSLITLKALTFAPTGGIVAAVTTSLPEELGGGRNWDYRFCWLRDATLTLQALLAAGYTDEAASWRDWLLRAVAGDPKDLQIMYGIHGERRLPEVELPWLRGYENSPPVRTGNGAAGQLQLDVWGEVLDCLSLTRNSLLTSTDESWDVQLALMDHLETAWDRPDNGLWEMRGPRRHFTHSKVMAWVAADRMVKGVREFGLTGPADRWEELRDTIHADVLSKGFDAERNTFVQSYGRPELDASLLLIPRVGFLPPDDPRVIGTIDAVQRELTHNGFLRRYKPEECDDGLPGGEGVFIACSFWLVEALLGAGRHHEARELFERLLALRNDVGLLSEEWNIEDGRQLGNTPQAFSHFALVMSALELHEDHVRRSDSPFPGR, from the coding sequence ATGGCTCGCATTGAAGACTACGCACTGGTCGGCGATCTCCACACGGCGGCCCTGATCAGCACGGAAGGTTCGATCGACTGGCTTTGCCTGCCGCGCTTCGACTCGCCGGCCTGCTTCAGCGCGCTGCTGGATGCACCCAGGGCCGGGCGCTGGCTGCTGGCGCCCGAGGGCGGCGGCGAATGCACGCGCAGGCATTACCGCAAGGACACCCTCATCCTGGAAACCGAGTGGGAGACGCCCGCCGGAAAGGTCAAGGTCATCGACTTTATGCCGCCCCGGGACGAGGTGGCGGACATCGTGCGGATTGTGGTGGGCGTCCGCGGCACGGTCAGGATGCGCGGTGAGCTCGTCCTTCGCTTCGACTACGGCCACATCGTCCCCTGGGTCCGCCACGACGAGCACGGGATCCACGCGATCGCCGGTCCCGATGCCGCGTACCTCGTGACCGACGCGCCGCTGCGGGGTGAACGGCTGCGTACGATCAGCGAGTTCACCGTCAAAGCGGGGGACCGGGTGCCGTTCGTGCTGGCCTGGGCGCCGAGCCACCTGTGCCCTCCCCGCAGGGTGGACCCGGAGCTGGTCCTGGCATCGACAGAGGAATTCTGGCGGCGCTGGTCCGCCAAGTGCACCGTGACCGGCCCCTACCGGGCGGCCGTGCAGCGCTCGCTGATCACGCTCAAGGCACTGACCTTTGCCCCGACCGGCGGAATCGTGGCCGCCGTGACGACCTCCCTGCCGGAGGAACTCGGCGGCGGACGGAACTGGGACTACCGCTTCTGCTGGCTCCGCGACGCCACCCTGACGCTTCAGGCACTGCTCGCGGCAGGTTACACCGACGAGGCCGCTTCCTGGCGCGACTGGCTGTTGCGGGCAGTGGCGGGGGACCCCAAGGACCTGCAGATCATGTATGGCATCCACGGCGAGCGCCGCCTGCCCGAGGTGGAACTTCCCTGGCTGCGGGGCTATGAGAATTCCCCGCCGGTCCGGACCGGGAACGGCGCGGCCGGCCAGCTTCAGCTGGATGTCTGGGGCGAGGTGCTGGACTGCCTGTCGCTGACCCGGAATTCGCTGCTGACCAGCACCGACGAATCCTGGGACGTGCAGCTCGCCCTGATGGACCACCTGGAGACGGCCTGGGACCGGCCCGACAACGGGCTCTGGGAAATGCGCGGACCGCGGAGGCATTTCACCCACTCCAAGGTGATGGCGTGGGTGGCTGCCGACCGGATGGTCAAGGGCGTCCGCGAGTTCGGCCTGACCGGCCCCGCGGACCGCTGGGAGGAACTCCGGGACACCATCCATGCCGATGTCCTGTCCAAGGGTTTCGACGCCGAACGCAACACCTTCGTGCAGTCCTACGGGCGGCCCGAGCTCGACGCCAGCCTGCTGCTCATCCCGCGCGTCGGGTTCCTGCCCCCGGATGACCCGCGCGTCATCGGAACGATTGATGCTGTCCAGCGTGAACTGACCCACAACGGTTTCCTGCGCCGCTACAAGCCGGAGGAGTGCGACGACGGGCTGCCGGGCGGGGAAGGGGTGTTCATCGCCTGTTCGTTCTGGCTGGTGGAAGCGCTCCTGGGGGCGGGCCGGCACCACGAGGCGCGGGAACTGTTCGAGCGGCTGCTGGCGCTGCGCAACGACGTCGGACTCCTCAGCGAGGAATGGAACATCGAGGACGGGCGCCAGCTGGGAAATACGCCGCAGGCCTTCAGCCATTTCGCCCTGGTGATGAGCGCGCTGGAGCTGCACGAAGACCACGTGCGCCGCAGCGACAGCCCGTTCCCGGGGCGTTGA
- a CDS encoding DUF72 domain-containing protein: protein MNSGTVHIGTSGWSYDHWENVLYPPGLPARDRLAYYAARFTTAELNASFYRWPRDTSFASWRRRLPPGFLLSVKAPRGLTHGKKLYAPEVWIERIARCWHELGEKRAVLLVQLPPAFARDDARLEYFLTALPGWIRVSVEFRHESWDRPEVYALLERHGAAYCIMSGAGLPCVLRATAPFVYVRLHGPDRDHLYGGSYPDNDLRWWADRIREWQAAGREVFVYFNNDGGGNAVRNADALRHLLGAA from the coding sequence ATGAACAGCGGAACCGTGCATATCGGAACCAGCGGCTGGAGCTACGACCACTGGGAGAACGTGCTCTACCCTCCCGGACTGCCCGCCCGGGACCGGCTGGCGTACTACGCGGCCCGTTTCACCACGGCGGAGCTCAATGCCAGTTTTTACCGCTGGCCCAGGGACACCTCCTTCGCCAGCTGGCGGCGGCGGCTTCCGCCCGGGTTCCTGCTCTCCGTCAAGGCCCCGCGGGGACTGACGCACGGGAAGAAGCTCTACGCACCGGAGGTGTGGATCGAGCGGATTGCCCGGTGCTGGCACGAGCTCGGTGAGAAGCGCGCGGTGCTGCTGGTCCAGCTCCCGCCGGCGTTCGCCCGGGACGACGCACGGCTGGAGTACTTCCTGACGGCGCTGCCCGGCTGGATCCGGGTCAGCGTGGAGTTCCGCCATGAAAGCTGGGACCGGCCCGAGGTCTACGCGCTGCTGGAACGCCACGGAGCCGCGTACTGCATCATGAGCGGCGCCGGACTCCCGTGCGTCCTGCGCGCCACCGCGCCGTTCGTGTATGTCCGGCTGCACGGGCCGGACCGGGACCACCTCTATGGCGGCTCGTACCCGGACAACGACCTGCGCTGGTGGGCGGACCGGATCCGCGAATGGCAGGCGGCCGGCCGGGAGGTCTTCGTGTATTTCAACAACGACGGCGGGGGAAACGCCGTGCGCAACGCCGACGCCCTGCGGCACCTGCTGGGCGCCGCCTGA
- a CDS encoding App1 family protein encodes MELASQQSPRQQPVTGNRAFRLAHLVSDTVNRGRLQAAKRWRFIPQTIAYQGYGSTDWVRVLGRVVLTSRPNPGSREEHAAKNGNQNIRGWRAFTSVPIQFTEVEIEIGGVTARVHADRGGLVDTIVKVSLTPGWHTAVLRAEGTEPAEARIYVISPDTKLGIVSDIDDTIMVTAVPRPFLALWNTFVLNERARMATPGMAVLMDRLMVEYPEAPVIYLSTGPWNAAPTLARFLSRNLYPSGALLLTDWGLTQDRWFRSGQEHKRRNLELLAEEFPNMRWLLFGDNGQHDESIYSDFARQHPDSVAAVGIRQLSAGEAVLAGGHSDTGDHTGTPVPWLYSPDGAGLAKGLLDLDLL; translated from the coding sequence ATGGAACTGGCGTCACAGCAATCACCCCGGCAGCAGCCGGTCACCGGCAACCGGGCTTTCCGCCTGGCGCATCTGGTCTCGGATACCGTCAACCGGGGCCGCCTGCAGGCGGCCAAACGCTGGCGGTTCATCCCGCAGACCATCGCCTACCAGGGGTACGGCTCCACGGACTGGGTCCGGGTGCTCGGCCGCGTCGTCCTCACCAGCAGGCCGAACCCTGGCAGCCGGGAGGAACATGCCGCCAAGAACGGCAACCAGAACATCCGGGGCTGGCGCGCCTTCACTTCCGTCCCGATCCAGTTCACCGAGGTGGAGATTGAAATCGGCGGGGTGACCGCCCGCGTGCATGCGGACCGCGGCGGACTGGTGGACACGATCGTCAAGGTGTCCCTGACCCCGGGGTGGCACACCGCAGTGCTGCGCGCCGAGGGCACCGAGCCCGCGGAGGCGCGGATTTACGTCATCTCCCCGGACACCAAGCTGGGCATTGTCTCGGACATTGACGACACGATCATGGTCACGGCCGTGCCCCGGCCGTTCCTCGCGCTCTGGAACACCTTTGTCCTGAACGAGCGCGCCCGGATGGCCACACCCGGCATGGCCGTGCTGATGGACCGCCTGATGGTCGAATACCCGGAGGCGCCGGTGATCTACCTCTCGACGGGTCCGTGGAACGCCGCGCCCACGCTGGCACGGTTCCTGAGCCGGAACCTGTACCCCTCCGGCGCCCTGCTGCTCACCGATTGGGGCCTGACCCAGGACCGCTGGTTCCGCAGCGGGCAGGAGCACAAGCGCCGCAACCTGGAACTGCTTGCCGAGGAGTTCCCGAACATGCGCTGGCTGCTCTTCGGCGACAACGGCCAGCATGACGAATCCATCTACTCGGACTTTGCCCGGCAGCACCCCGACAGCGTCGCCGCCGTCGGCATCCGCCAGCTCTCCGCCGGGGAGGCTGTGCTGGCCGGCGGCCACTCGGACACCGGCGACCATACCGGCACGCCCGTCCCGTGGCTCTACTCCCCCGACGGCGCCGGACTGGCCAAGGGCCTGCTCGACCTGGACCTTCTCTAG